The sequence GAACATCACCTTGCGGGCGAAGAAGTGCCGGAAAGAGATCGAGATGTCCTGGAACCGGTTCGCCTTCTGCTCCGCCGGGAGCTGGATGTTCAGGCCGACGGACAGCCCCTTCCCGCGCCGCGCGCCGCGGTTGGCCGCCTCCATGATCCCCGGGCCCCCGCCCGAGATGACGGCGAATCCCCTGCGGCCGAGCCCTTCCGCCACCTTCACCGCGGTTTTATATCCCCACTCGTCCCTTGCGGTCCGCGCGCTTCCGAAGATGGAGATCGCCGGCCCGATGTCCTTGAGCGACGCGAATCCCTCCACGAACTCGCTCATGATGCGGAACACCCGCCACGTTTCGCCTCCGGTCAGCTCTTCCATCGTCCCTCCGGTCGGGATTCCCCGACGCCTAAAGGATAGCAGAAGGGCGGTTGGACAGCGACGGACCGTTACGGTACAGTTTCCGGAACCGCGGTCGCGCCGGCCCGCCGGGTCCTCCGGCGCCGCGGGAAGGGAGGAACCATGGCAGGTCTCGACTTCTCCGAGCTCCTCCGCCGCTACAAGGAGGCGCTCGGCCAGGCGCAATCCACGCAGGGAAAGACCGTCCCAGGAGGTGGGAGCATGCCCCCGAAGCTCGGGTTGATCAAGTTCGCCGCGTGGTGCTGAACTTCGGCGCCGTTTCGCCCAACGTGTGGGGCGAGGGGCTCCACTTCAAGATCCCCGTGTACCAGGGCGTGCAGAAGATGGACGTGCGGGTCCAGAAGGAGGTGACCGAGGCGGCGGCCGCGTCCAAGGACCTGCAGGACACCCACTCCACGATCGCCGTGAACTTCAACATCATCCCCGACAAGGCGGGGTGGGTCTTCCAGAACATCGGGCTGGCGTACAAGGAGCGGGTGATCGACCCGGTGACGCAGGAGGTGGTGAAGGCGGTCACGGCGAAATACACCGCCGTCGAGCTGATCACCAACCGGGAGAAGATCCGCACGGAGATCAAGGACCTTCTGAAG is a genomic window of Deltaproteobacteria bacterium containing:
- a CDS encoding TIGR00730 family Rossman fold protein; this encodes MEELTGGETWRVFRIMSEFVEGFASLKDIGPAISIFGSARTARDEWGYKTAVKVAEGLGRRGFAVISGGGPGIMEAANRGARRGKGLSVGLNIQLPAEQKANRFQDISISFRHFFARKVMF
- a CDS encoding prohibitin family protein; protein product: MHAGKDRPRRWEHAPEARVDQVRRVVLNFGAVSPNVWGEGLHFKIPVYQGVQKMDVRVQKEVTEAAAASKDLQDTHSTIAVNFNIIPDKAGWVFQNIGLAYKERVIDPVTQEVVKAVTAKYTAVELITNREKIRTEIKDLLKARLLDYNISVVDVSIVNFKFSAQFTQAIENKQTAEQMALKASRDLDRIKIEAQQKIAAAQAEAESLRLQRQNITSDLVELRRIEAMQEAIRKWNGVLPQVTGGAMPFIDAKSYTGK